A single Argentina anserina chromosome 7, drPotAnse1.1, whole genome shotgun sequence DNA region contains:
- the LOC126803461 gene encoding uncharacterized protein LOC126803461 has translation MDSLAARVYLEINDKKRSDNVADHLSHLVRDAKPFSIQESFPNELLFRVELVYGKACHILVEPEHRAWWAVNNFNMDIDEAGEHTKLQLHEMEIRNEAYDSAMIYKEKTKEFNDRMIRKKHFVIGHTALLFNSQLRLFPCKLHSRWLRPFVVTNIFPYGAIQINGTKFQFNRHRLKPYYENFAEHNMEETSLLERTVSK, from the exons atggattctcttGCTGCAAGAGTTTATCTCGAAATCAATGACAAGAAGAGAAGTGACAATGTGGCAGACCATTTGAGCCATTTAGTGAGGGATGCCAAGCCCTTTTCCATTCAAGAGAGTTTTCCGAATGAGttactctttcgagttgag ttagtctatggcaaggcgtgccataTTCTTGTGGAGCctgaacatcgtgcatggtgggctgtgaatAACTTcaacatggacattgatgaggccggagAGCATAcgaagttgcaattgcatgagaTGGAGATTcgaaatgaggcctatgacTCGGCTATGATTTACAAAGAGAAGACCAAGGAGTTCAATGACCGTATGAtaaggaagaaacactttgtcatTGGACATACAgctcttttgtttaattctcaaCTTAGGTTGTTTCCGTGCAAGCTCCACTCTAGGTGGCTTCGcccgtttgttgttactaatatcTTTCCTTATGGTGCTATTCAGATCAATGGAACCAAATTTCAGTTCAAcagacatcgcttgaagccgtactatgagAACTTTGCAGAGCATAATATGGAGGAGACTTCTCTCCTTGAACGTACGGTAAGCAAGTGA